The following are encoded together in the Streptomyces sp. NBC_01465 genome:
- a CDS encoding Ig-like domain-containing protein, with protein MRAQRSTSVLVAFAAAGFLAVGAQPATAAQTAGGGTDTLRASAASCTPTAPFTGCQQFAYTGSSQTFTAPARAIEIKAVIKGGGGGGSDAAIASQQGGAGGTTTATMPVEPGESLTVTVAGGGKAGSESSLGGYKGGGHGGRGTRSGGGGGGMSGLWKGQTALAIAGGGGGAGGGTGQAGAAGGAGGGTAGAEGTVAASGGGGTQSAGGVGGTGTTCTTDAEDGVQFKGGKAAFGGDSDAGGGGGAGWYGGGGGGCAVHQGVGDAGGGGGSGYVNHSAHVTGSTQEGGGGTAGTNQTAGGNGSVKIQWRLLEPPKITGPADGGSAPGDGPIKGTGEPDATVTVKDKDGNTLCTAKVDAHGNWHCTPTKLLPCGPNELTATQKLGDVTSEPEKITFTVTKPCIEAPKIISAPPASSPKAPVKGTSPVHHGTVTVRDENGNVVCTAKVPASGKWSCTPKKKLPYCTELTATLTVNGVTSRPSKPFRTYCPPKWGMK; from the coding sequence ATGCGTGCTCAGAGAAGCACGTCGGTGCTGGTCGCATTCGCTGCGGCCGGCTTTCTGGCGGTAGGTGCACAGCCCGCGACGGCCGCGCAGACAGCGGGGGGCGGCACGGACACACTGCGGGCGAGCGCGGCGAGTTGCACGCCGACCGCGCCGTTCACGGGCTGCCAGCAGTTCGCGTACACCGGCTCCAGCCAGACCTTCACCGCGCCTGCTCGTGCCATCGAGATCAAGGCAGTGATCAAGGGGGGTGGCGGAGGAGGCAGTGATGCGGCGATCGCCAGTCAGCAGGGTGGCGCGGGCGGTACGACGACCGCGACCATGCCGGTCGAACCGGGCGAGAGCCTGACGGTGACCGTCGCAGGCGGCGGCAAGGCGGGCAGTGAGTCCAGCCTGGGCGGCTACAAGGGCGGTGGCCATGGTGGGCGCGGCACCCGTTCGGGCGGCGGCGGCGGCGGGATGAGCGGCCTGTGGAAGGGACAGACCGCGCTGGCCATCGCCGGTGGCGGTGGTGGTGCGGGCGGTGGCACCGGCCAGGCCGGAGCGGCCGGTGGCGCGGGCGGCGGCACGGCCGGCGCCGAGGGAACGGTCGCCGCATCCGGCGGTGGCGGTACGCAGAGTGCGGGCGGCGTGGGCGGTACGGGCACTACGTGCACCACCGACGCTGAGGACGGTGTGCAGTTCAAGGGCGGGAAGGCTGCGTTCGGCGGTGACTCCGACGCCGGTGGTGGCGGCGGTGCCGGCTGGTACGGCGGCGGCGGTGGCGGTTGCGCCGTGCACCAGGGGGTCGGCGACGCGGGCGGCGGCGGCGGCTCCGGCTATGTCAATCACAGTGCCCACGTCACCGGCTCCACCCAGGAGGGTGGCGGCGGTACCGCGGGCACCAACCAGACCGCGGGCGGAAACGGTTCTGTAAAGATCCAGTGGCGCCTGCTCGAGCCCCCGAAGATCACCGGACCGGCCGACGGCGGTTCTGCGCCCGGTGACGGCCCGATCAAGGGCACCGGTGAGCCGGACGCCACGGTCACGGTGAAGGACAAGGACGGCAACACCCTCTGCACCGCCAAGGTCGACGCGCACGGCAACTGGCACTGCACGCCGACCAAGCTCCTGCCGTGCGGTCCGAACGAGCTGACCGCCACGCAGAAGCTCGGTGACGTCACCTCGGAGCCCGAGAAGATCACCTTCACGGTCACCAAGCCGTGCATCGAGGCCCCGAAGATCATCAGTGCGCCCCCGGCCTCCTCGCCCAAGGCGCCGGTGAAGGGCACCAGCCCCGTCCACCACGGCACGGTGACCGTCCGCGACGAGAACGGCAACGTCGTCTGCACCGCCAAGGTGCCGGCGAGCGGGAAGTGGTCCTGCACGCCGAAGAAGAAGCTCCCGTACTGCACGGAGCTGACGGCGACCCTCACCGTCAATGGCGTCACGTCGCGGCCGTCGAAGCCGTTCCGTACCTACTGCCCGCCCAAGTGGGGCATGAAGTAA
- a CDS encoding L,D-transpeptidase family protein: MEFSRVRGGALGVLVGLTVAMTGMAPAAFATSGQGGCVTVPSPYQKQVEKQLRLRADGSQSPADCKAIQKFQRREGLSPANGYASPATLHLLTVASARKNPNAAGKCPVRSWRVACVDLSRQLMWVQRGRKVIYGAVPIRSGRKGLETRGGWHSITRKKRDEISTLYHNTPMPHSQYFAGGQALHGSLTNLFTGPGSAGCVNLRPADAARLWNVLQVGDTVYVYGHKPS, translated from the coding sequence ATGGAATTCAGTCGTGTACGGGGAGGTGCGCTGGGGGTTCTCGTCGGGTTGACGGTGGCCATGACAGGCATGGCCCCTGCGGCCTTCGCCACCTCGGGCCAGGGGGGCTGCGTCACGGTCCCCAGCCCGTACCAGAAACAGGTCGAGAAGCAGCTGCGGCTGCGTGCCGACGGGAGCCAGTCCCCGGCGGACTGCAAGGCGATCCAGAAGTTCCAGCGCCGCGAGGGCCTGAGCCCCGCCAACGGTTACGCGAGTCCGGCCACGCTCCACCTCCTGACCGTCGCATCGGCCCGCAAGAATCCGAACGCCGCGGGGAAGTGCCCCGTCCGCTCGTGGCGGGTGGCCTGCGTGGACCTGAGCCGGCAGCTGATGTGGGTGCAGCGCGGCCGCAAGGTGATCTACGGTGCGGTCCCGATCCGCAGTGGCCGCAAGGGACTTGAGACCCGGGGCGGATGGCACAGCATCACCCGCAAGAAGCGGGACGAGATCTCGACGCTCTACCACAACACGCCCATGCCCCACTCCCAGTACTTCGCCGGCGGCCAGGCCCTCCACGGTTCGCTGACGAACCTGTTCACCGGCCCCGGCTCCGCAGGATGCGTGAACCTGCGCCCGGCGGACGCGGCCCGGCTGTGGAACGTGCTCCAGGTCGGCGACACCGTGTACGTCTACGGCCACAAGCCCAGCTGA
- a CDS encoding VOC family protein, with translation MPLALHHIVIDAHDLPAQARFWSEVLRWRILSVREREIVIGPDETAPTGICFMPVTDRKAVKNRLHFDLTSAAEDREAEIERIIALGARRADVGQRGDESWTVLADPEGNEFCVVRPKQTLIR, from the coding sequence GTGCCCCTCGCCCTGCACCACATCGTCATCGACGCCCACGACCTGCCCGCCCAGGCCCGGTTCTGGTCCGAAGTGCTGCGCTGGCGCATCCTCTCCGTACGCGAGCGCGAGATCGTGATCGGCCCGGACGAGACCGCCCCGACCGGCATCTGCTTCATGCCCGTAACGGACCGCAAAGCCGTCAAGAACCGCCTGCACTTCGACCTGACGTCGGCCGCCGAGGACCGCGAGGCCGAGATCGAGCGGATCATCGCGCTCGGCGCCCGCCGGGCGGACGTGGGCCAGCGCGGCGACGAATCATGGACCGTACTGGCCGACCCCGAGGGGAACGAATTCTGCGTGGTCCGCCCGAAGCAGACCCTCATCCGCTAG
- a CDS encoding DUF397 domain-containing protein, with the protein MKITSPKPDLTSATWRKSTYSGGDGGDCLEVAADLPGLVPVRDSKNPQGPALTFRAPAWAAFVAHLKQP; encoded by the coding sequence ATGAAGATCACGAGCCCGAAGCCTGACCTGACCTCGGCCACCTGGCGCAAGTCCACGTACAGCGGCGGCGACGGCGGCGACTGCCTGGAGGTCGCTGCCGACCTCCCCGGCCTCGTCCCCGTCCGCGACTCCAAGAACCCCCAAGGCCCCGCGCTCACCTTCCGCGCCCCCGCCTGGGCCGCGTTCGTCGCCCACCTCAAGCAGCCCTGA
- a CDS encoding helix-turn-helix domain-containing protein, with protein MTGPKDLDPSSRRIMIGEELHHARERAGLTQQALGELLFVSGSYVGQMEAGTRRILPDMAHKLDEILGAGGFFVRHCTKANRSKHPEHFAEAAEAEAIAIEIRQYESLLIPGLLQTPDYAREVFLAYQPTATEEVIDKLVAARTERAHLLDDPTKPLLWAVLDEAVLRRQVGSPAVMAEALRHVADLARKRRVMVQVLPFTAGAHASMNGPLKLMHFDDAPPLAFIEASGVGQLMDDPATVARHHLSYDLLRATAHTPKQSLALIASVAEDYAHEDHEPEA; from the coding sequence ATGACCGGCCCGAAGGACCTCGACCCCTCGTCCCGCCGCATCATGATCGGCGAAGAACTCCACCACGCCCGCGAACGAGCAGGGCTCACCCAACAGGCCCTGGGCGAGCTCCTGTTCGTCAGCGGCTCCTACGTGGGCCAGATGGAGGCGGGCACGCGCCGCATCCTGCCCGACATGGCGCACAAGCTCGACGAGATCCTGGGCGCGGGCGGGTTCTTCGTACGGCACTGCACGAAGGCGAACCGGTCCAAGCACCCGGAGCACTTCGCGGAGGCGGCCGAGGCGGAGGCCATCGCGATCGAGATCAGGCAGTACGAGTCCCTCCTGATCCCCGGCCTGCTCCAGACCCCCGACTACGCGCGCGAGGTCTTCCTCGCCTACCAGCCAACGGCCACGGAGGAGGTCATCGACAAGCTGGTGGCCGCCCGCACAGAACGCGCGCACCTCCTGGACGACCCAACAAAGCCGTTGTTGTGGGCGGTTCTGGACGAGGCGGTCCTCCGTCGGCAGGTCGGCAGCCCGGCGGTGATGGCCGAGGCGCTGCGCCACGTCGCGGACCTCGCGCGCAAACGCCGTGTGATGGTGCAGGTGCTGCCGTTCACGGCCGGGGCGCACGCCTCCATGAACGGCCCCCTCAAGCTCATGCACTTCGACGACGCGCCCCCACTCGCTTTCATCGAGGCTTCCGGCGTAGGGCAGTTGATGGACGATCCGGCCACGGTCGCCCGCCACCACCTGTCTTACGATCTGCTCAGGGCCACCGCGCACACCCCGAAACAATCCCTGGCCCTGATCGCATCAGTGGCGGAGGATTACGCGCATGAAGATCACGAGCCCGAAGCCTGA
- a CDS encoding fic family toxin-antitoxin system, toxin component: MIVHIDRAWLLDAAAQHLPSDPDITDYGSLAAAVARHADAVIDVPVYVEPHHRAAALLHQLVRIPALEFANEHFAVVVAVSYLALSGLQMDVEDKQAIELVHRVAAGLDVRATAAEIRSWVAG; this comes from the coding sequence ATGATCGTGCACATCGACCGGGCGTGGCTGCTCGATGCCGCCGCCCAGCACCTTCCGTCCGACCCGGACATCACGGACTACGGCTCGCTGGCCGCAGCCGTTGCCCGGCATGCCGATGCGGTCATCGACGTGCCGGTCTACGTGGAGCCGCACCATCGTGCGGCTGCGCTCCTTCACCAGCTGGTTCGCATACCGGCTCTGGAGTTCGCCAACGAACACTTCGCTGTCGTGGTCGCCGTTTCGTACTTGGCGCTGAGCGGGCTGCAGATGGATGTGGAGGACAAGCAGGCCATTGAGCTCGTTCACCGTGTTGCCGCAGGACTGGATGTGCGGGCGACGGCAGCTGAGATCCGGTCATGGGTGGCTGGGTGA
- a CDS encoding N-acetyltransferase: protein MTWLPEDFVHPVHVPVPGTPLHLRPIREADTAIDYPAVMGSRERLWEIYGPAWGWPAETMTYEGDRVDLLRHEKEIAAHQSFNYALLNSDETALLGCVYIDPPERAGSDGEISWWVVDDLADSEAERALDTLVPRWIAADWPLQQPRYVGRDLTWQDWLALPPAV from the coding sequence ATGACCTGGCTGCCTGAGGACTTCGTCCACCCCGTCCACGTGCCCGTACCCGGCACCCCGCTCCACCTGCGCCCCATCCGGGAGGCCGACACCGCGATCGACTACCCCGCCGTGATGGGTTCCCGGGAGCGCCTGTGGGAGATCTACGGACCGGCCTGGGGCTGGCCCGCGGAGACCATGACCTATGAAGGGGACCGTGTCGACCTGCTGCGACACGAGAAGGAGATAGCGGCCCACCAGTCGTTCAACTACGCGCTGCTGAACTCCGACGAGACCGCGCTCCTCGGATGCGTCTACATCGACCCGCCCGAGCGCGCCGGCTCCGACGGCGAGATCTCCTGGTGGGTGGTGGACGACCTCGCCGACAGCGAGGCCGAGCGCGCGCTCGACACGCTGGTGCCGCGGTGGATCGCCGCCGACTGGCCTTTGCAGCAGCCCCGTTACGTGGGCCGCGACCTCACCTGGCAGGACTGGCTCGCACTGCCGCCCGCCGTGTGA
- a CDS encoding cold-shock protein, with the protein MVQGSVKMFNQEKGYGYITPDEGGPDVFVHYTAVVGTGYRNLEAGQQVEYEVVPGPKGPTAASVRVIG; encoded by the coding sequence ATGGTTCAGGGCTCGGTGAAGATGTTCAACCAGGAGAAGGGGTACGGGTACATCACGCCGGACGAGGGCGGGCCCGATGTGTTCGTCCACTACACGGCCGTCGTGGGTACCGGCTACCGGAACCTGGAGGCGGGCCAGCAGGTCGAGTACGAGGTCGTCCCGGGGCCGAAGGGCCCGACCGCGGCGTCCGTTCGCGTCATCGGCTGA
- a CDS encoding PTS transporter subunit EIIC, protein MATDKNRATAAAILPLVGGAENVTSIAHCMTRLRLNLADRSLVQDEALKALPAVMGVVEDDTYQIVLGPGTVARVTPEFEALVAEAKAAAPAPAKPVSADELAAQGAAIKAAQKAKNATPFKLFLRKISNIFVPLIPALIGCGIIAGINGLLINAGWLPGITPALASIASGFMALIAVFVGYNTAKEFGGTAILGGAAAAIIVFPGVANVTAFGEKLSPGQGGVLGALGAAVLAVYIEKWCRKWVPESLDVLLTPTITILITGLVTLFGLMYVAGEISTAIGTSATWLLAHGGAGAGFLLGGLFLPVVMLGLHQALIPIHTTLIEQQGYTVLLPILAMAGAGQVGSAIAVYFRLPRNQSIRKTIKSALPAGFLGVGEPLIYGVSLPLGRPFITACIGGAFGGGFVGLFNQLGDTVGSTAIGPSGWALFPLLQGNHGLGTTIAIYAGGLLVGYLAGFLATYYFGFTKQMLTEFNVTAEEAAAEGLPAADPSASLAHDDKKEPAAV, encoded by the coding sequence ATGGCTACTGACAAGAACCGCGCCACCGCCGCCGCGATCCTCCCCCTCGTCGGCGGTGCAGAGAACGTCACCTCCATCGCCCACTGCATGACCCGCCTCCGCCTCAACCTGGCCGACCGCTCCCTGGTCCAGGACGAGGCGCTCAAGGCGCTCCCCGCAGTGATGGGCGTCGTGGAGGACGACACGTACCAGATCGTCCTCGGCCCGGGCACCGTCGCCCGGGTCACCCCGGAGTTCGAGGCCCTGGTGGCCGAGGCCAAGGCAGCGGCCCCCGCGCCCGCCAAGCCGGTCTCGGCCGACGAACTCGCAGCGCAGGGCGCAGCGATCAAGGCAGCGCAGAAGGCGAAGAACGCCACGCCGTTCAAGCTCTTCCTCCGCAAGATCTCGAACATCTTCGTCCCGCTGATCCCGGCCCTGATCGGCTGCGGCATCATCGCCGGCATCAACGGCCTGCTGATCAACGCGGGTTGGCTCCCGGGCATCACCCCCGCCCTGGCGTCGATCGCGTCCGGCTTCATGGCGCTGATCGCGGTGTTCGTCGGCTACAACACGGCGAAGGAGTTCGGCGGTACGGCGATCCTGGGCGGTGCGGCGGCGGCGATCATCGTGTTCCCCGGCGTAGCCAACGTCACGGCCTTCGGCGAGAAGCTCTCGCCCGGACAGGGCGGTGTGCTGGGCGCACTGGGTGCGGCGGTCCTCGCGGTGTACATCGAGAAGTGGTGCCGCAAGTGGGTGCCGGAGTCCCTGGACGTCCTGCTCACCCCCACGATCACCATCCTCATCACCGGCCTGGTCACGCTGTTCGGCCTGATGTACGTGGCGGGCGAAATCTCCACCGCGATCGGCACCTCCGCCACCTGGCTCCTCGCCCACGGCGGCGCGGGCGCGGGCTTCCTGCTCGGCGGCCTGTTCCTCCCGGTCGTCATGCTGGGCCTGCACCAGGCGCTGATCCCGATCCACACCACGCTCATCGAGCAGCAGGGCTACACGGTCCTCCTCCCCATCCTGGCGATGGCGGGCGCGGGCCAGGTCGGCTCGGCGATCGCGGTCTACTTCCGCCTCCCCCGCAACCAGTCGATCCGCAAGACCATCAAGTCGGCGCTCCCCGCGGGCTTCCTGGGCGTGGGCGAACCCCTGATCTACGGCGTGTCCCTCCCCCTGGGCCGCCCGTTCATCACGGCCTGCATCGGCGGCGCGTTCGGCGGCGGCTTCGTAGGCCTCTTCAACCAGCTCGGCGACACGGTCGGCTCCACGGCGATCGGCCCCTCGGGCTGGGCACTGTTCCCGCTGCTCCAGGGCAACCACGGCCTGGGCACGACGATCGCGATCTACGCGGGCGGCCTGCTGGTCGGCTACCTCGCGGGCTTCCTCGCCACGTACTACTTCGGCTTCACGAAGCAGATGCTGACGGAGTTCAACGTGACGGCGGAGGAGGCAGCGGCGGAAGGCCTCCCGGCGGCGGACCCGTCGGCCTCGCTGGCGCACGACGACAAGAAGGAACCGGCGGCGGTCTGA
- the murQ gene encoding N-acetylmuramic acid 6-phosphate etherase: MTSTSTTSASDNYGELRAQLATMATEAYRPELAEIDTLPTLDIARLMNGEDATVPTTVAGQLPAIAAAIDDIAARMSRGGRLIYAGAGTAGRMGVLDASECPPTFNTDPAEVVGLIAGGPSAMVKAVEGAEDSKILAAEDLDALALTADDTVIGISASGRTPYAIGAVEHARAKGALSVGLSCNADSALAAAADHGIEVVTGPELLTGSTRLKAGTAQKLVLNMISTITMIRLGKTYGNLMVDVRASNEKLRARSRRIVALATGAEDAEIETALTAADGEVKTAILMILAEIDAPTAESRLTTTKGHLRAALTS; encoded by the coding sequence ATGACCTCGACCTCCACCACCTCCGCCTCCGACAACTACGGCGAGCTCCGCGCCCAGCTGGCCACCATGGCCACCGAGGCGTACCGCCCCGAGCTCGCCGAGATCGACACGCTTCCCACGCTCGACATCGCCCGACTGATGAACGGCGAGGACGCGACGGTCCCCACGACGGTCGCCGGCCAGCTCCCGGCCATCGCGGCGGCGATCGACGACATCGCCGCCCGGATGTCGCGCGGCGGACGCCTGATCTACGCGGGCGCCGGCACGGCCGGCCGCATGGGCGTCCTGGACGCGTCCGAGTGCCCGCCCACCTTCAACACCGACCCGGCCGAGGTCGTCGGCCTGATCGCGGGCGGCCCGTCCGCGATGGTCAAGGCGGTCGAGGGCGCGGAGGACTCCAAGATCCTCGCGGCCGAGGACCTGGACGCGCTCGCGCTGACCGCCGACGACACGGTGATCGGCATCTCGGCGTCGGGCCGCACCCCGTACGCGATCGGCGCGGTCGAGCACGCCCGCGCGAAGGGCGCCCTCTCCGTAGGCCTGTCCTGCAACGCGGACAGCGCGCTCGCGGCGGCCGCGGACCACGGCATCGAGGTCGTGACCGGACCCGAACTCCTCACCGGTTCAACGCGGTTGAAGGCGGGCACGGCCCAGAAGCTGGTCCTCAACATGATCTCGACGATCACGATGATCCGGCTCGGCAAGACGTACGGAAACCTCATGGTCGACGTCCGCGCGTCCAACGAGAAGCTCCGCGCCCGCTCGCGCCGCATCGTCGCCCTGGCGACGGGCGCCGAGGACGCCGAGATCGAGACGGCGCTCACCGCAGCCGACGGCGAGGTCAAGACCGCGATCCTCATGATCCTGGCCGAGATCGACGCCCCCACGGCGGAATCCCGCCTCACCACCACCAAGGGCCACCTCCGCGCGGCCCTCACCTCCTGA